A DNA window from bacterium contains the following coding sequences:
- a CDS encoding haloacid dehalogenase, giving the protein MSTNWESIVESLRQQLDIKHQAREHGLQTCRKVIQSCGKGIRHIHRHQTKEARELIDEARRLVQEARDYLKPHPDLYYAGYLQDAEKEYVEAEALYAIIEKSTMPDPAGLNVHVTAYLNGMAEAASECRRYILDAMRKGETKVAEDCLIAMEDIYDELITFDYPDAITGGLRRTCDALRAVLERTRSDFAISTTQRELQSALERTLEKIEEKEG; this is encoded by the coding sequence TTGAGTACAAATTGGGAAAGTATCGTCGAATCACTTCGGCAGCAGTTGGACATTAAACATCAGGCGCGAGAACATGGGCTTCAAACCTGTCGCAAGGTTATTCAATCTTGTGGGAAGGGTATTCGTCATATTCATCGTCACCAAACAAAAGAGGCGCGCGAGCTTATTGATGAGGCGCGACGGCTTGTTCAGGAAGCTCGCGATTACTTAAAGCCCCATCCTGACCTCTATTATGCGGGCTATTTGCAGGATGCGGAGAAAGAATATGTCGAGGCGGAGGCGTTGTATGCGATCATCGAGAAAAGCACGATGCCAGACCCTGCCGGTTTAAATGTGCATGTGACAGCCTATCTCAATGGTATGGCCGAAGCCGCGAGTGAGTGTCGTCGCTATATCCTCGATGCGATGCGAAAGGGCGAGACCAAAGTCGCTGAAGATTGCCTGATTGCAATGGAGGACATTTACGACGAGTTGATTACCTTCGATTACCCCGATGCAATCACCGGAGGCTTGCGCCGAACATGCGACGCTTTAAGAGCCGTTCTAGAAAGAACCCGAAGCGATTTCGCTATCTCAACTACCCAAAGAGAACTTCAATCCGCCCTAGAGCGTACACTGGAGAAGATTGAGGAGAAAGAAGGGTAA
- a CDS encoding JAB domain-containing protein: protein SEDIAVTRRLCNAGELLGIPLLDHIILGDGQYVSLKERGII, encoded by the coding sequence AGCGAAGACATTGCCGTCACAAGGCGGCTTTGTAATGCGGGTGAACTGCTTGGTATTCCACTATTAGATCACATCATACTAGGCGACGGTCAATACGTCAGCCTCAAAGAGCGAGGCATCATTTGA